A stretch of Sphingomicrobium flavum DNA encodes these proteins:
- a CDS encoding PAS domain-containing protein yields the protein MLNSVADPHFCEPANDAARVAVLQRYDLESLEDDPDLNGIRSFAAKLFDAPIALVSLVGADHQRFLSRQGIGQSSTPRSISFCQHAMLREDVMVVADASNDPLFKDNPLVTGEPGIRFYAGAPLISEEGAPMGTLCVIDRVPRDGISDLQREGLKVLAAAVLRRLTTRRREVEMTAGREEADRLLQASQRQFDNLADALPQMAWSTDAEGIPDYFNQRWYDFTGTKPGEHFSEKWVELLHPDDRERAAAVWGKAVASGEPYEVEYRMRGADGDYRWTLARGLPVMDDGGQIIRWFGSNTDIHQTRLLIEGQELLSRELSHRIKNIFSVVAGLVSFASRAHPQMKDLATTLSDRIAALGRAHNYVRPIADQPAQRTSLQALLGDLFAPYEADGQARVHIRGDDRDVGEGAVTPLALAFHELATNAVKYGGLSTNAGRVDIAIDQQGDELVVTWRENGGPSVAGEPERRGFGSDLIQTSIVRQLKGSVERDWGESGLVATIRLPVDRIA from the coding sequence GTGCTGAATAGTGTTGCCGACCCACATTTTTGCGAGCCTGCCAACGATGCCGCGCGTGTTGCAGTCTTGCAGCGCTATGACCTGGAAAGCCTGGAGGACGATCCCGATCTGAACGGGATCCGCAGCTTTGCCGCCAAATTGTTCGACGCGCCGATCGCGCTGGTCAGCCTGGTCGGCGCGGATCACCAGCGTTTCCTGTCCCGCCAGGGGATCGGCCAATCGTCGACCCCGCGATCGATCAGCTTTTGCCAGCATGCCATGCTGCGCGAGGATGTGATGGTGGTGGCGGATGCGAGCAATGATCCGCTGTTCAAAGACAACCCGCTGGTTACGGGGGAGCCGGGCATCCGGTTCTATGCTGGGGCGCCGCTGATCTCCGAGGAAGGCGCGCCGATGGGCACGCTGTGCGTGATCGACCGCGTGCCGCGCGACGGGATCAGCGATTTGCAGCGCGAGGGCCTGAAAGTGCTGGCAGCTGCCGTGCTGCGGCGGCTGACGACGCGGCGGCGCGAAGTGGAGATGACGGCCGGGCGCGAAGAAGCCGACCGGTTGCTGCAGGCGAGCCAGAGGCAGTTCGACAATCTGGCCGATGCCTTGCCGCAAATGGCCTGGTCGACCGATGCCGAGGGCATTCCCGATTATTTCAATCAGCGCTGGTACGACTTTACCGGCACAAAGCCGGGCGAGCATTTCAGCGAGAAATGGGTCGAACTGCTCCACCCCGACGATCGCGAGCGTGCGGCCGCGGTGTGGGGCAAGGCGGTGGCAAGCGGCGAGCCCTATGAGGTGGAATATCGCATGCGGGGAGCGGACGGCGATTATCGCTGGACCCTGGCGCGCGGGCTGCCGGTGATGGACGATGGCGGTCAGATCATCCGCTGGTTCGGCAGCAATACCGATATCCACCAGACTCGCCTGCTCATCGAAGGGCAGGAGCTGTTGAGCCGCGAGCTATCGCACCGGATCAAGAATATCTTTTCGGTGGTGGCGGGGCTGGTGAGTTTCGCCAGCCGTGCGCATCCGCAGATGAAGGATCTGGCGACCACACTGAGCGACCGGATTGCGGCGCTGGGGCGGGCGCATAATTATGTGCGGCCCATTGCCGACCAGCCGGCACAGCGCACCAGCCTGCAGGCGCTGCTGGGCGACCTGTTTGCGCCCTACGAGGCCGACGGGCAGGCGCGGGTGCATATCCGCGGCGATGACCGGGATGTGGGAGAGGGCGCGGTCACCCCGCTGGCGCTGGCCTTTCACGAGCTGGCGACCAATGCGGTCAAATATGGCGGGCTTTCGACCAATGCGGGTCGTGTCGATATCGCGATCGACCAGCAGGGCGACGAGCTGGTGGTGACCTGGCGCGAGAACGGCGGGCCTTCGGTGGCGGGCGAGCCCGAGCGGCGCGGCTTTGGCAGCGATCTTATCCAGACGTCGATCGTGCGCCAGCTCAAGGGCTCGGTCGAGCGTGACTGGGGTGAGAGCGGGCTGGTAGCGACGATCCGGCTGCCGGTGGACCGGATCGCCTAG
- a CDS encoding DUF2793 domain-containing protein, which produces MQQLEMLVQPVIDGGPLAAPPVSPLPGDMAIVASGATGSFAGHDGAVALYGVDGWRFFAPFDGCAVFDTAGGDVWRYALGSGWTTAGLSGSALMIDGVQVVGSRQAAILDPQGGSGADSKARTAIAEILAALRTHGLIAT; this is translated from the coding sequence CTGCAGCAGTTGGAAATGCTGGTGCAGCCTGTGATCGATGGCGGGCCGCTGGCGGCGCCGCCGGTGTCGCCGCTACCCGGCGACATGGCCATTGTCGCCAGCGGGGCGACCGGGAGCTTTGCCGGCCATGATGGTGCCGTTGCGCTATACGGTGTGGACGGGTGGCGGTTTTTCGCGCCCTTCGATGGCTGCGCAGTCTTTGACACAGCCGGCGGAGATGTATGGCGATACGCTTTGGGGTCGGGCTGGACGACTGCGGGGTTGAGCGGATCGGCGCTGATGATCGATGGCGTCCAGGTGGTCGGAAGCCGGCAAGCGGCGATCCTCGATCCCCAAGGTGGATCCGGGGCGGACAGCAAGGCGCGCACTGCTATCGCCGAAATCTTGGCTGCGCTGCGTACGCATGGATTGATCGCGACCTGA
- a CDS encoding OmpA family protein, which translates to MSWLGRSVAVLAALSTASLAQVADGAVQEAAAPGPFIVFFDWDGRTIARDDGDILSAVLEAYRANPDYRLSLVGHSDRSGPAGHNRVLARGRAVTVRDYLVEQGIPSSAMSVSSAGEDRPLIATADGVREAQNRRVEVEFIR; encoded by the coding sequence ATGTCCTGGTTGGGTAGAAGCGTTGCCGTGCTTGCCGCATTGTCGACGGCGTCGTTGGCACAGGTTGCCGATGGTGCCGTGCAGGAAGCGGCGGCGCCAGGGCCATTCATCGTCTTCTTCGATTGGGACGGGCGCACCATCGCGCGCGATGACGGGGATATCCTTTCCGCGGTGTTGGAAGCCTATCGCGCCAATCCGGATTATCGGCTCTCGCTCGTCGGTCATAGCGACCGGTCGGGACCGGCGGGGCACAACCGCGTGCTGGCGCGGGGCCGCGCGGTCACGGTTCGCGATTATCTCGTAGAGCAGGGTATCCCGAGCAGCGCGATGAGCGTGTCATCGGCTGGGGAAGACCGGCCACTGATCGCGACCGCCGATGGCGTACGCGAGGCGCAGAACAGGCGTGTCGAGGTAGAGTTCATCCGATAA
- a CDS encoding superoxide dismutase family protein codes for MRSTISLFALAALLSACTNDSAGNAEDAGEGAADTAERSLTLKNSDGADVGSVSLRQEPSGIMLAVNVAGLEPGAKAVHLHETGDCSAGDFTSAGGHWNPEGKSHGRDNPQGAHLGDLANLQVGEDGSGESRYLVTGVSLSGSAPMIDDEDGTALVIHAGADDYKSDPAGDAGDRVACVVVSTAG; via the coding sequence ATGCGCTCGACCATCAGCCTTTTCGCTCTCGCCGCCCTGCTGTCGGCCTGCACCAATGACAGCGCCGGCAATGCCGAGGATGCGGGTGAGGGCGCGGCGGACACCGCAGAGCGCAGCCTGACACTGAAAAATAGCGATGGCGCGGACGTCGGCTCCGTATCGCTGCGTCAAGAGCCGAGCGGGATCATGCTGGCCGTTAATGTGGCTGGTCTGGAGCCGGGTGCGAAGGCGGTTCACCTTCATGAAACGGGCGATTGTTCGGCCGGAGACTTTACCTCGGCAGGTGGCCATTGGAACCCCGAGGGCAAAAGCCATGGGCGCGATAATCCGCAGGGTGCGCATCTGGGCGACCTTGCCAACCTGCAAGTCGGCGAGGATGGGAGCGGGGAAAGCCGCTATCTCGTCACCGGGGTTAGCCTTTCGGGCAGCGCGCCGATGATCGACGACGAAGATGGTACCGCGCTGGTCATCCATGCCGGCGCGGATGACTATAAGAGCGATCCGGCCGGCGATGCCGGTGATCGGGTCGCCTGCGTTGTCGTCTCCACTGCCGGCTAG